From Pseudomonas sp. G.S.17, the proteins below share one genomic window:
- a CDS encoding saccharopine dehydrogenase NADP-binding domain-containing protein: MSTLLIYGATGYTGRMAAERAKALGLDFVIAGRNRLQLVDLAEQLDVPMRVFAADADADQSLFGIDVLLNFAGPFAQTAEPLMRACLKAGVDYLDITAEINVYRLAEQLGVEAVNAGVMLLPGVGWDVVPTDCLAVHIAQRVQDPQSLNIALQVPGSMSRGSALSVSEIIGAGLLARVDGEIIPTPDAQPRHFDFGEGPVLCFPLSFGDLVTGWHSTGIPNIAMFVHIAGDAFPEGDPSQLPDGPTAQERDAHRARAVAEVTAADGGVARSVIETVNGYSYTPLAAVEAARRVLAGERRTGFETPARLFGGGFAETIVGTTISDF; encoded by the coding sequence ATGAGCACATTACTGATCTACGGCGCGACAGGTTATACCGGGCGCATGGCGGCAGAGCGGGCGAAAGCCTTGGGGCTGGATTTCGTGATCGCCGGACGCAATCGACTACAACTGGTAGATCTCGCCGAGCAACTGGACGTGCCCATGCGTGTGTTTGCTGCCGATGCCGACGCAGACCAGTCTCTGTTTGGCATCGATGTCTTGCTGAATTTCGCCGGACCATTCGCGCAGACTGCTGAACCGCTGATGCGGGCATGCCTGAAGGCGGGCGTCGATTATCTGGACATTACGGCTGAGATCAATGTCTATCGGCTGGCGGAGCAGTTGGGCGTAGAAGCGGTTAACGCGGGTGTCATGCTGCTGCCCGGCGTCGGCTGGGACGTGGTGCCGACTGACTGCCTGGCGGTTCATATCGCACAGCGGGTGCAGGATCCCCAATCGCTGAACATTGCGCTGCAGGTTCCGGGCTCAATGTCGCGAGGTTCGGCGCTGAGCGTCAGCGAAATCATTGGTGCGGGCCTGTTGGCACGGGTCGACGGGGAAATCATTCCAACTCCGGATGCGCAACCGCGTCACTTCGATTTTGGCGAGGGTCCGGTGCTGTGTTTTCCGCTGTCGTTCGGTGATCTGGTCACCGGCTGGCATTCGACGGGAATCCCCAACATCGCCATGTTCGTGCATATCGCGGGTGATGCTTTTCCTGAAGGGGATCCATCGCAGCTGCCTGATGGGCCGACTGCCCAGGAGCGTGACGCTCATCGGGCCAGAGCCGTGGCTGAGGTCACGGCAGCCGACGGCGGGGTTGCGCGATCAGTGATCGAAACCGTCAACGGTTATTCCTATACGCCGCTGGCCGCCGTCGAAGCCGCGCGACGGGTTCTGGCCGGCGAACGCCGCACCGGCTTCGAAACCCCAGCTCGACTGTTCGGTGGCGGATTTGCCGAGACCATCGTCGGGACGACGATCAGCGATTTTTAG
- a CDS encoding SDR family oxidoreductase — MKLFGESGSIINISSILSTDPYLASSVYSATKGAVDTLTFALARELGARGIRVNSILPGHTNTPATDGNFAGAFGEKLIAGTPLGRFGEPEDIAPLAVFLASGDSHWITGESIRASGGVRGVGY; from the coding sequence GTGAAGTTGTTCGGCGAGTCGGGCAGCATCATCAATATCAGCTCCATTCTCAGTACCGATCCCTATCTGGCTTCCAGCGTTTATTCCGCCACCAAAGGCGCCGTCGATACCTTGACCTTCGCCTTGGCCAGAGAGCTGGGCGCGCGCGGTATCCGGGTCAATTCCATCTTGCCTGGCCACACCAATACGCCTGCGACTGACGGCAACTTTGCCGGTGCGTTCGGCGAAAAACTCATCGCGGGTACGCCATTGGGCCGTTTCGGCGAGCCGGAAGACATCGCGCCGCTGGCGGTTTTTCTCGCATCCGGGGACTCGCATTGGATCACCGGCGAATCCATCCGGGCCTCAGGCGGCGTGCGCGGAGTGGGTTACTGA
- a CDS encoding hydroxymethylglutaryl-CoA lyase — protein MSCAGEQAVRLVEVGARDGLQNEPRILAPQLRVQLLERLANAGLRTIEAGAFVSPRWVPQMAGSDEVFNALPVRSGVTWTALVPNVQGLEAALAAGCSEVAVFAAASEAFSQRNINCSIAESLARFQQVMLRAQEAGVRVRGYVSCVMGCPFTGQVQPDAVAAVSASLYEMGCYEISLGDTIGAGTPAATKALLQACSEVVPVSALAGHFHDTYGMAIANIYAALEAGVRVFDSSVAGLGGCPYSPGATGNVASEDVIYLLDGLGLSHGVDLDSLIETGEFINAELGRETASRVSRALLAKRRTSALA, from the coding sequence ATGAGCTGCGCTGGCGAACAGGCTGTCCGGCTGGTTGAAGTGGGCGCCCGCGATGGCTTGCAGAACGAGCCGCGGATACTTGCGCCGCAGCTGCGCGTGCAATTGCTGGAGCGTCTGGCTAATGCAGGATTGCGCACCATTGAGGCGGGTGCTTTTGTTTCGCCACGCTGGGTGCCGCAAATGGCGGGCTCGGACGAGGTGTTCAACGCCTTGCCGGTGCGTTCCGGCGTGACCTGGACAGCGCTGGTGCCCAATGTGCAGGGACTCGAAGCCGCGCTGGCCGCAGGTTGTAGTGAGGTGGCGGTATTTGCCGCCGCATCGGAAGCTTTCTCGCAAAGGAATATCAACTGTTCGATTGCCGAAAGCCTCGCGCGTTTTCAGCAGGTCATGCTGCGCGCGCAAGAGGCCGGCGTCCGGGTGCGCGGCTATGTTTCCTGCGTCATGGGCTGTCCGTTTACAGGTCAGGTCCAACCCGATGCCGTCGCCGCCGTCAGCGCTTCGCTCTACGAAATGGGTTGTTATGAAATCAGCCTGGGCGACACCATCGGTGCGGGTACACCAGCGGCAACCAAAGCGCTGCTGCAAGCCTGTAGCGAAGTGGTCCCCGTAAGCGCGCTGGCGGGTCATTTTCATGACACGTACGGGATGGCCATTGCAAACATTTACGCGGCACTCGAGGCCGGTGTGCGGGTATTCGACAGCTCCGTGGCGGGTTTGGGTGGTTGCCCTTATTCGCCCGGCGCAACGGGTAATGTGGCCAGCGAAGACGTGATCTACCTGCTGGACGGCTTGGGGTTGAGCCACGGGGTCGACCTTGATTCATTGATCGAGACCGGCGAATTCATCAACGCCGAGCTGGGCCGCGAAACAGCGTCCCGGGTATCCCGCGCGCTGCTCGCGAAACGTCGAACGTCAGCACTGGCTTAA
- a CDS encoding hydroxymethylglutaryl-CoA reductase, degradative: protein MSIDSRLPMFRGMSPAERLDHLRELLDLPADDVALLRDAGALPLEIADGMIENVIGKFELPYAVASNFQINGRDVIVPLVVEEPSVVAAASFMAKLAREAGGFQTSSSLPLMRAQVQIVEVCDPYNARLSLMRRKDEIIELANRKDQLLNKLGGGCRDIEVHTFAQSPRGPMLVAHLIVDVRDAMGANTVNTMAEAVAPLMEEITGGKVRLRILSNLADLRLARAQIRIAPQLLTTTTFKGEDVIEGILDAYNFAVIDPYRAATHNKGIMNGIDPLIVATGNDWRAVEAGAHAYACRNGHYGSLTTWEKDGQGNLVGTLEMPMPVGLVGGATKTHPLAQLSLRILGVKTAQELAEIAVAVGLAQNLGALRALSTEGIQRGHMALHARNIALSAGAKGDEVSWLVKQMVDAGDVRSDHAAELLKQKRAP, encoded by the coding sequence ATGAGCATTGACTCACGCCTTCCCATGTTCCGAGGCATGTCCCCCGCCGAACGCCTGGACCACCTGCGCGAACTTCTTGATCTGCCTGCCGACGACGTCGCCCTCCTCCGTGACGCGGGTGCGCTGCCGCTGGAAATCGCCGACGGCATGATCGAAAACGTGATCGGCAAGTTCGAGCTGCCTTATGCAGTGGCGAGCAACTTCCAGATCAATGGCCGCGACGTCATCGTGCCGTTGGTGGTCGAGGAGCCTTCGGTGGTTGCGGCGGCTTCGTTCATGGCCAAGCTGGCTCGCGAAGCTGGCGGTTTCCAGACGTCAAGCTCGCTGCCGCTGATGCGTGCCCAGGTGCAGATCGTCGAGGTCTGCGACCCGTACAACGCCCGCTTGAGCCTGATGCGGCGCAAGGACGAAATCATCGAACTGGCAAACCGCAAGGATCAGCTGCTCAACAAGCTGGGCGGCGGCTGTCGGGATATCGAAGTCCACACTTTCGCACAAAGCCCCCGTGGCCCGATGCTGGTGGCGCACCTGATCGTCGACGTGCGCGATGCCATGGGCGCCAACACCGTGAATACCATGGCGGAAGCGGTCGCGCCGTTGATGGAGGAAATCACCGGCGGCAAAGTCAGGTTGCGGATTCTGTCCAACCTCGCTGACCTGCGCCTGGCCCGCGCCCAGATTCGTATCGCCCCGCAACTGCTGACCACCACCACCTTCAAGGGCGAGGATGTCATCGAAGGCATTCTTGATGCGTACAACTTCGCGGTGATTGATCCCTACCGGGCCGCCACCCACAACAAGGGCATCATGAACGGCATCGACCCGCTGATCGTTGCCACGGGCAATGACTGGCGCGCGGTTGAGGCCGGGGCTCATGCGTATGCCTGCCGCAATGGGCATTACGGCTCGTTGACCACCTGGGAAAAAGACGGCCAAGGCAATCTGGTGGGCACCCTGGAAATGCCCATGCCGGTTGGGCTGGTCGGCGGCGCCACCAAGACCCATCCGCTGGCGCAGCTGTCCTTGCGTATCCTGGGCGTGAAGACCGCTCAAGAATTGGCCGAAATCGCCGTCGCGGTTGGTCTGGCGCAGAATCTGGGTGCTTTGCGCGCGCTTTCCACCGAAGGCATACAACGCGGGCACATGGCGTTGCACGCGCGCAACATCGCGCTTTCGGCCGGCGCCAAAGGCGATGAAGTCAGCTGGCTGGTCAAGCAGATGGTCGACGCGGGGGATGTGCGCTCCGACCATGCCGCAGAACTGCTCAAGCAAAAGCGAGCCCCGTGA
- a CDS encoding tripartite tricarboxylate transporter permease has translation MMAPLLDQLLIALGMGILGAVIFAGIGLISGSDETTTLAPLTLLVVLLGVPAPGILTFFLAGAVAKHMTHAVPTALLGIPGDTMATPLMREANFLRNLGVPHIALRKMISGAVIAALIAVPMAVLFAVMLAPFGDMIKRAAPWVFLAAAVAIAWFSKGRLAAVLTLIPFVMIIVGLQSMTGQYGVKLSVSYFLGIAIGPLIAALFSMLAPAEREKMRRQDVRTFSLSPDVKSWGGFFPNPLKVLDSKQSMWTGITAVISSATFVFSPVAMTVIMGEMVGSRVKHVYHRLTTVITARNGVTEATYIAEALIPLIAFGLPLSPVAAGPAAPLFNAPPRFSVDAATGQVNNLHSMLSTWEFLGYGMLAVVVAILIAYPFTMNYAHRAASYVSRKISHEAVIATFVGLILVIGIWEGGLLGLLVIITIGLLGGFLSRFLGFNIGVQFMGYYTAVLTVPALVAMLGA, from the coding sequence ATGATGGCGCCTTTGCTGGATCAGCTGCTCATCGCCTTGGGCATGGGCATTCTGGGTGCGGTGATCTTTGCCGGGATCGGCCTTATCTCTGGCAGCGACGAGACCACGACCCTCGCGCCATTGACCTTGCTGGTCGTGCTGCTCGGGGTTCCTGCGCCGGGCATCCTGACCTTCTTTCTGGCCGGCGCCGTCGCCAAGCACATGACCCACGCGGTACCGACCGCGCTGCTGGGGATTCCCGGCGACACCATGGCCACGCCGCTGATGCGCGAGGCCAACTTCCTGCGCAACCTCGGCGTTCCGCACATTGCCCTGCGCAAGATGATTTCCGGCGCCGTGATCGCCGCGTTGATCGCAGTGCCCATGGCCGTGCTGTTCGCGGTGATGCTCGCGCCGTTCGGCGACATGATCAAGCGTGCCGCGCCGTGGGTATTCCTCGCAGCGGCGGTTGCCATTGCCTGGTTCTCCAAGGGTCGTCTGGCAGCGGTGCTGACCCTGATTCCGTTCGTCATGATCATCGTCGGCCTGCAAAGCATGACCGGGCAGTATGGCGTCAAACTCAGCGTCAGCTACTTCCTCGGCATCGCCATCGGGCCATTGATTGCAGCGCTGTTCTCGATGCTGGCCCCCGCCGAACGGGAAAAAATGCGCAGGCAGGATGTGCGTACGTTCTCCTTGTCGCCGGACGTCAAAAGCTGGGGTGGCTTCTTCCCGAATCCGCTCAAGGTCCTGGACAGCAAGCAAAGCATGTGGACAGGCATTACCGCCGTGATCTCCAGCGCCACCTTTGTTTTCAGCCCAGTGGCGATGACCGTGATCATGGGCGAAATGGTCGGGTCGCGGGTCAAACATGTCTACCATCGCCTCACTACCGTAATCACCGCGCGCAACGGCGTCACCGAGGCGACTTACATCGCCGAAGCGTTGATACCCCTGATCGCCTTCGGCCTGCCGCTCAGCCCGGTCGCGGCTGGCCCGGCCGCGCCGCTGTTCAATGCGCCACCGCGTTTCAGCGTGGATGCGGCAACCGGCCAGGTAAACAACCTGCACTCGATGCTCAGCACCTGGGAGTTTCTCGGCTACGGCATGCTGGCCGTGGTGGTCGCGATCCTGATCGCCTACCCGTTCACCATGAATTACGCGCATCGGGCCGCTTCTTATGTGTCGCGCAAAATCAGCCACGAAGCCGTCATCGCGACCTTTGTCGGCCTGATTCTGGTAATCGGCATCTGGGAAGGTGGCCTGCTCGGGCTGCTGGTGATCATCACCATCGGGTTGTTGGGCGGATTCTTGTCACGTTTTCTGGGCTTCAACATCGGCGTGCAATTCATGGGTTATTACACCGCCGTGCTGACCGTGCCCGCCCTGGTCGCCATGCTGGGTGCATGA
- a CDS encoding VOC family protein, with protein sequence MLDHIFISVSDIERSVGFYEAALTPLGITARHDFDGKDGPPGHPDLKGFGADGRMFFWLREGIVEGRAVHVGFVANSKAEVDAAYAAAMENGAVDNGAPGARLHYDPNYYAANVLDPDGYSLEFVYKNWQHAQ encoded by the coding sequence ATGCTGGATCACATCTTCATTTCTGTCAGTGACATCGAACGCTCAGTGGGTTTCTACGAAGCGGCGCTAACGCCGCTCGGGATTACCGCTCGACATGATTTCGACGGCAAGGACGGCCCGCCGGGACATCCGGACCTCAAGGGCTTCGGCGCCGATGGGCGAATGTTCTTCTGGTTACGCGAGGGCATTGTGGAAGGGCGAGCGGTTCACGTGGGTTTCGTAGCGAACAGCAAGGCCGAGGTCGATGCCGCCTACGCTGCGGCCATGGAAAACGGTGCGGTCGACAATGGCGCTCCGGGTGCTCGTCTGCATTACGACCCGAACTATTACGCGGCAAACGTGCTGGATCCTGACGGTTACAGCCTTGAGTTCGTCTACAAGAATTGGCAGCACGCGCAATGA
- a CDS encoding SMP-30/gluconolactonase/LRE family protein yields MHKHILASMFFLLSAGAINVQAAESIPTLSYPAEGQQLQAIAAAEKDLPTVTAQQWLKVSDKGLQLEGPSFDREGNLLFVEVFGGQVFKVDTQGKLSVVVPKNALGSAGLAIHKDGRLYVAGLGDFKNTGNLTAYQPDGSAPQVMIAGNKNYLVDDLVFDSTGGFYFTDFKGTSTEPTGGVYYVPADGKSIVPILPRLAIANGIALSPDGKTLWVTEFATGLLHRIELKDATTIAPFGEAVIYRFNGPSPDSMRVDQDGNLYVALYSQGRVLVLNPNGLPIGQILIPGREKGHFLRSTSLAIKPETNEVYLVASDGDLGEGSAIFRAQGFAKALKLYSHQ; encoded by the coding sequence ATGCATAAGCACATTCTGGCGTCCATGTTTTTCCTGTTGAGTGCGGGCGCGATCAACGTGCAGGCCGCAGAGTCGATTCCGACGCTCAGCTACCCTGCCGAGGGCCAACAGTTGCAGGCTATTGCTGCGGCGGAAAAAGACCTGCCCACCGTCACCGCCCAGCAATGGCTGAAGGTGTCGGACAAAGGTCTGCAACTGGAAGGACCGTCATTCGACCGGGAAGGCAATTTGCTGTTCGTGGAAGTCTTCGGCGGCCAGGTGTTCAAGGTCGACACCCAGGGCAAGCTCAGTGTCGTGGTGCCGAAAAATGCCTTGGGTTCAGCCGGGCTGGCGATTCATAAGGATGGTCGCCTGTATGTCGCGGGGCTGGGCGACTTCAAGAACACCGGCAATCTGACTGCCTACCAACCCGATGGCTCGGCACCGCAAGTGATGATTGCCGGCAACAAAAACTATCTGGTGGATGATCTGGTGTTCGACAGCACCGGCGGTTTTTACTTCACGGACTTCAAAGGCACTTCCACCGAACCCACCGGCGGCGTTTATTACGTGCCCGCAGACGGCAAAAGCATCGTGCCGATCCTGCCCAGGCTGGCGATTGCCAACGGCATAGCCTTGTCGCCCGACGGCAAGACCCTGTGGGTCACCGAGTTCGCCACAGGTTTGCTGCACCGCATCGAACTGAAGGACGCGACGACCATCGCCCCGTTCGGCGAGGCGGTGATTTATCGCTTCAACGGCCCTTCCCCGGATTCGATGCGCGTGGATCAGGATGGCAATCTGTACGTGGCGCTGTACAGCCAGGGCCGGGTTCTGGTGCTGAATCCGAACGGCCTGCCTATCGGCCAGATCCTGATCCCCGGCCGCGAAAAAGGCCACTTCCTGCGCTCGACCAGCCTGGCAATCAAGCCTGAAACCAACGAGGTATACCTGGTTGCCAGCGACGGTGATCTCGGCGAAGGCAGCGCCATATTCAGAGCCCAGGGGTTTGCCAAGGCGCTGAAGCTGTATTCGCATCAATGA
- a CDS encoding SDR family oxidoreductase, with amino-acid sequence MGVIVITGGSRGIGASTAELCAQRGMGIILTYNSNPEAAQTVVSRIESAGGKAVALKLDVAEVSGFERFRQAVVQALQTTWGVDRLDGLVNNAGYGLFNPLQSVTEAQFDGLFNVHLKGPFFLTQALLPSLNEGASIVNLTSATTRVATAGVAPYAAFKGGLDVLTRYMAKEFGDRRIRANAVSPGAIRTELGGGLNDEFEALLASQTALGRVGEPQDVARVIAMLLGEEGSWINAQTIEVAGGYII; translated from the coding sequence ATGGGCGTTATTGTTATCACCGGCGGCAGCCGTGGCATTGGGGCCAGCACTGCCGAACTTTGCGCTCAGCGTGGCATGGGCATCATCCTGACTTACAACAGCAATCCAGAGGCTGCGCAAACCGTTGTAAGCCGAATTGAGTCGGCGGGCGGCAAGGCCGTTGCGCTCAAGCTCGACGTTGCTGAAGTCAGCGGCTTCGAGCGTTTTCGCCAGGCCGTGGTGCAGGCGTTGCAGACAACCTGGGGCGTAGACAGGCTCGATGGCTTGGTCAATAACGCGGGCTACGGCCTGTTCAATCCGCTGCAATCGGTCACTGAAGCGCAATTCGACGGCCTGTTCAATGTTCACCTCAAAGGCCCGTTTTTCCTGACTCAAGCCCTGCTGCCGTCGCTGAATGAGGGCGCGAGCATCGTCAATCTGACCAGCGCCACGACTCGGGTCGCAACTGCGGGCGTCGCTCCCTATGCAGCGTTCAAGGGCGGGCTGGACGTACTCACGCGGTACATGGCGAAGGAGTTCGGCGACCGACGCATCCGTGCCAATGCGGTTTCGCCGGGGGCAATCCGCACCGAATTGGGCGGCGGGCTGAATGACGAATTCGAAGCGCTGCTGGCATCGCAGACCGCCCTTGGCCGAGTCGGTGAGCCGCAGGATGTGGCGCGCGTTATCGCCATGCTGCTTGGCGAAGAAGGCAGCTGGATCAATGCTCAGACTATTGAAGTCGCGGGCGGCTATATCATCTGA
- a CDS encoding AraC family transcriptional regulator: MDELRSIVMRAQNKWTDTGLPRVAMVRAEACADQIYQPMLHLVLQGTKTLSIGDQLSSYPTNSYFVVPVDVPATGQIHPCAAGLPYLAISLTLNPCVIATLLDDEVKTRAQPVSSCFAAVPAPADMIDAWLRMMRLMDRPNEAAVLAPMIEREILFRVLQGPLGGMLRDIARPDGRLAQIRRATEWIREHYTEPFRVEPLAAMADMSVAAFYRHFKAITAMTPIQYQKRLRLLRARWLLLFDPRDAASIAFAVGYESASQFSREYARLFGLPPARDAARFKSPEVAHVPPFRE, translated from the coding sequence ATGGATGAACTGCGCAGCATCGTGATGCGCGCGCAAAACAAGTGGACCGATACCGGGCTGCCGCGCGTGGCGATGGTCCGGGCCGAAGCCTGCGCGGATCAGATTTATCAGCCAATGCTGCACCTGGTGCTTCAGGGCACCAAGACGCTGTCGATTGGCGACCAGCTTTCGAGTTACCCAACCAACAGCTATTTCGTGGTTCCCGTGGATGTTCCCGCCACGGGCCAGATTCACCCGTGCGCGGCGGGCTTGCCCTATCTCGCGATCAGCCTGACCCTGAACCCGTGCGTCATTGCCACGTTGCTGGATGACGAGGTGAAAACCCGCGCGCAGCCAGTCTCGAGCTGCTTCGCTGCGGTGCCTGCGCCCGCCGACATGATTGATGCGTGGTTGCGCATGATGCGGCTCATGGACCGCCCTAACGAAGCGGCGGTGTTGGCGCCGATGATCGAGCGGGAGATTTTGTTTCGCGTGTTGCAAGGCCCGTTGGGAGGCATGCTGCGCGATATCGCGCGTCCAGATGGGCGATTGGCGCAGATCCGTCGCGCCACTGAATGGATTCGCGAGCACTACACCGAACCCTTCCGGGTGGAGCCGCTGGCAGCAATGGCCGACATGAGCGTTGCGGCGTTCTATCGGCATTTCAAGGCCATCACCGCCATGACCCCCATTCAGTACCAAAAACGCCTGCGCCTGCTGCGAGCGCGCTGGCTACTGTTGTTCGATCCGCGCGACGCAGCGTCCATCGCGTTTGCCGTCGGTTATGAAAGCGCCTCGCAATTCAGCCGGGAATACGCCCGCCTGTTTGGTCTGCCGCCTGCTCGCGACGCCGCGAGATTCAAATCCCCTGAGGTGGCGCATGTACCACCTTTTCGCGAATAA
- a CDS encoding AraC family transcriptional regulator, translating to MNHQLTELRALAARAENRRTETRIPRVAMVQGKIPEHMLAAVYDPMINLILQGSKAMTVGDRTLRYDPATYFVMSIELPAVGSVHPAASGEPYLAVSLTLEPTVLATLLADLPKATDRYENEAGFSVAAVTPELMDAWLRMLRLMDRPEEIAALAPVYEREILYRVLQGPHGWMLREIAAPDTAMARVSLAIQWIRRNFAETIRVETLAQRAAMSVSAFHRHFKAVTTLSPLQYQKRVRLLQARMLMVASARSVTNAAFEVGYESATQFGRDYARIFGLPPARDAARILGETKGSVSSRSDS from the coding sequence ATCAACCATCAACTTACCGAACTGCGCGCCCTGGCTGCCAGGGCCGAGAACCGCCGTACGGAAACACGCATCCCGCGCGTGGCCATGGTTCAAGGCAAGATCCCTGAGCACATGTTGGCTGCGGTCTACGACCCGATGATCAACCTGATCCTGCAGGGCAGCAAAGCCATGACGGTTGGCGACCGCACGTTGCGCTATGACCCGGCGACGTATTTCGTCATGTCCATCGAGTTGCCCGCAGTGGGCTCGGTGCACCCGGCAGCTTCCGGCGAACCTTACCTGGCGGTCAGCCTGACCCTTGAGCCAACGGTGCTGGCGACGTTGCTGGCCGATCTGCCAAAGGCCACCGACCGTTACGAAAACGAAGCCGGATTTTCCGTGGCAGCCGTCACGCCGGAGTTGATGGACGCCTGGCTGCGCATGCTGCGGTTGATGGACCGGCCCGAGGAAATCGCCGCCCTCGCCCCGGTTTACGAGCGCGAGATTCTCTACCGGGTTCTGCAAGGGCCCCATGGCTGGATGCTGCGGGAAATCGCCGCGCCGGACACAGCCATGGCTCGCGTCAGCCTGGCGATCCAGTGGATACGGCGCAATTTTGCCGAAACGATCAGAGTGGAGACGCTGGCGCAGCGTGCGGCAATGAGCGTGTCGGCCTTTCACCGGCACTTCAAGGCGGTCACGACGTTGAGCCCTTTGCAGTATCAGAAGCGGGTTCGCTTGCTCCAGGCGCGGATGCTGATGGTCGCCAGCGCCAGAAGCGTCACCAACGCCGCCTTCGAGGTCGGCTACGAAAGCGCGACCCAGTTCGGCCGTGATTATGCGCGGATATTCGGCCTGCCCCCGGCACGGGATGCGGCGAGAATTCTGGGCGAGACCAAAGGCTCCGTCAGCTCTCGATCAGACTCTTGA